From Halanaeroarchaeum sulfurireducens, a single genomic window includes:
- a CDS encoding ornithine cyclodeaminase family protein, translating into MDDRSTLILPSDVVDEAMPMDALVDALEDAFAAYARGDANMPPKSYIDLPQYNGDFRSMPAYLDVTDWDAAGIKWVNVHPDNPDDHDLPTVMGTVIYSDPETAYPLAIMDGTVLTNKRTGAAAGVATDHLAAEDASSLGLIGAGNQAHTQLEAISQIRDIEEVVVSDVDAEAVQAFVDAYDDGFAVRGGTVGEAAHCDILSTVTPVESPIVSPEDVGDHTHINAMGADAEGKHELADDLLLNAKLVIDDYEQCTHSGEINVPWSAGVLDDAHLYGELGDVVTGEIAGRTAEDGVTVFDSTGLAIQDIVAAHVVYEHARDHDIGTDFDLMGV; encoded by the coding sequence ATGGACGATCGTTCGACACTGATACTCCCGAGTGATGTGGTCGACGAAGCGATGCCGATGGACGCACTCGTCGACGCACTCGAAGATGCGTTCGCGGCGTACGCCCGGGGGGACGCCAACATGCCACCGAAATCGTACATCGATCTGCCCCAGTACAACGGCGATTTCCGCTCGATGCCGGCGTATCTCGACGTGACCGACTGGGACGCGGCCGGGATCAAGTGGGTCAACGTCCACCCGGACAACCCCGACGACCACGACCTGCCGACGGTCATGGGGACGGTCATCTATAGCGACCCCGAGACCGCATACCCGCTTGCCATCATGGACGGCACGGTCCTCACGAACAAACGAACCGGCGCCGCGGCGGGCGTGGCGACCGATCACCTCGCCGCCGAGGACGCTTCCTCACTGGGGCTCATCGGCGCCGGGAACCAGGCCCACACCCAGCTCGAAGCCATCTCCCAGATCCGGGACATCGAGGAGGTCGTCGTCTCGGACGTGGACGCCGAAGCTGTCCAGGCGTTCGTCGACGCGTACGACGATGGCTTTGCGGTCCGTGGGGGGACCGTGGGCGAGGCCGCCCATTGCGATATTCTCTCCACCGTAACACCCGTTGAATCGCCCATCGTCTCCCCGGAGGACGTCGGGGATCACACCCACATCAACGCCATGGGTGCCGACGCCGAGGGCAAACACGAACTGGCGGACGACCTCCTCCTGAACGCGAAACTCGTCATCGACGACTACGAGCAGTGTACCCACTCCGGCGAGATCAACGTTCCCTGGAGTGCCGGCGTCCTCGACGACGCCCATCTCTACGGCGAACTCGGCGACGTCGTGACGGGTGAGATCGCGGGGCGGACCGCCGAGGATGGTGTCACGGTCTTCGATAGCACGGGGCTCGCCATTCAGGACATCGTCGCGGCTCACGTCGTCTACGAGCACGCGCGGGACCACGATATCGGGACGGACTTCGACCTGATGGGCGTGTAA
- a CDS encoding PPC domain-containing DNA-binding protein — protein sequence MEYVEETDRIVVRLARGDRVMESLETIRDECEVTGAFFFGIGAVDEVTLGHYDVGEQDYKERTFEEDFEVTGLLGNIGPDKIHAHIQLGRRDFSTLSGHFAGGRVSGTFELIVVPVATELVHQYDEPTGLDVFDLE from the coding sequence ATGGAATACGTCGAAGAGACCGACCGGATCGTCGTTCGACTGGCCCGCGGTGACCGGGTCATGGAATCCCTGGAGACCATCCGCGATGAGTGCGAGGTCACCGGCGCGTTTTTCTTCGGTATCGGCGCCGTCGACGAAGTGACGCTGGGCCACTACGACGTCGGCGAGCAGGATTACAAAGAACGGACCTTCGAAGAGGACTTCGAGGTGACGGGTTTACTCGGTAACATCGGGCCCGACAAGATTCACGCCCACATTCAGCTCGGTCGACGGGATTTCAGCACCCTCAGCGGCCACTTCGCCGGGGGTCGCGTGTCCGGGACCTTCGAACTGATCGTCGTCCCCGTGGCGACCGAGCTCGTCCACCAGTACGACGAACCGACGGGTCTGGACGTCTTCGACCTCGAGTGA